Proteins encoded together in one Neobacillus sp. FSL H8-0543 window:
- a CDS encoding amidohydrolase family protein — translation MMIDCHFHVDETMLTLEKMIEGMDKNNVMRTALIATMNETMFEVDSTFQHHLQSFFRLLILNAPPIGNKIYDGLVKDGYFKLYGNSYKIFAKPNNDLVATALDRFPDRFLGWVAVNPRIPESIEEVEFYLSKPGFIGVKAHPFMHEYPIKELDPVGAMCESKGIPMIIHLSSEQDSYKYLPENYPKLKIIYAHAGLPFWKKLWKYVKDQPNVFVDTSSDYLNPAIVKMVVESIGYRKVLYGCDGPYGMKKFNEYDYSAKKSWIKTLPIPDNQKEYILGKNFLGLLD, via the coding sequence ATGATGATTGATTGCCATTTTCATGTGGATGAAACAATGCTAACTTTAGAAAAAATGATAGAAGGTATGGATAAAAATAATGTAATGAGAACAGCCCTAATTGCCACTATGAATGAAACGATGTTTGAAGTAGATAGTACGTTTCAACATCATTTACAAAGCTTTTTCCGTTTACTAATACTAAATGCACCACCAATTGGGAATAAAATTTATGATGGCCTAGTAAAGGATGGCTATTTTAAACTTTATGGAAATTCCTACAAAATTTTCGCCAAGCCTAATAATGATCTGGTTGCTACGGCATTGGATAGATTTCCAGACAGATTTCTTGGCTGGGTAGCCGTAAATCCACGGATTCCTGAATCAATAGAAGAGGTAGAATTTTATCTTTCTAAACCTGGCTTTATTGGAGTAAAAGCTCATCCATTCATGCATGAATATCCAATTAAGGAACTTGATCCAGTTGGGGCGATGTGTGAATCAAAAGGAATACCGATGATTATTCATCTATCTTCAGAACAAGACTCCTATAAATACCTACCAGAAAATTACCCGAAGCTTAAAATAATTTATGCTCACGCAGGTCTTCCTTTTTGGAAAAAACTATGGAAATACGTTAAGGATCAACCCAATGTATTCGTTGATACATCTAGTGATTATCTTAATCCGGCAATTGTAAAGATGGTAGTGGAATCAATAGGCTATCGTAAAGTTCTTTATGGTTGCGACGGACCATATGGAATGAAAAAATTTAATGAATATGACTATTCGGCAAAGAAAAGTTGGATTAAAACACTACCAATTCCAGATAACCAAAAAGAATATATCCTTGGAAAAAACTTTTTAGGACTACTTGATTAG
- a CDS encoding helix-turn-helix transcriptional regulator, whose product MAIIINIDVMLAKRKMSVTELSERVGITMANLSILKNGKAKAIRLTTLEAICKALDCQPGDLLEYRNDEDTKE is encoded by the coding sequence ATGGCGATTATAATTAATATTGATGTGATGTTGGCGAAACGGAAAATGAGCGTAACAGAACTTTCGGAGAGAGTTGGAATAACGATGGCTAACCTTTCTATATTGAAAAATGGAAAGGCAAAAGCAATTAGGCTTACAACCTTAGAGGCAATTTGCAAAGCATTAGATTGCCAGCCTGGAGACCTTTTAGAATACAGAAATGACGAAGACACTAAAGAATAA
- a CDS encoding cupredoxin domain-containing protein: MFVKKWLTGLVVLLAVIVLATTSGSLGVFAESVFVTQPMETVKTIEVEIKDDYFNPKVITIPNGTTTTLILKNKGKREHTFTVEELRIDVEIQSGKEKTITINPEKPGTYSLICRYHFQEGMTGKVIVK, from the coding sequence ATGTTTGTGAAAAAGTGGTTAACAGGATTGGTTGTTTTGCTTGCAGTGATTGTGCTTGCGACAACTTCAGGCTCACTCGGCGTATTTGCTGAATCCGTTTTTGTAACACAACCAATGGAGACGGTGAAAACGATTGAGGTCGAGATTAAAGATGATTATTTTAATCCAAAAGTCATCACTATTCCCAATGGAACAACGACTACGTTGATATTGAAAAACAAAGGTAAGAGAGAACACACCTTCACAGTGGAAGAGCTCAGAATTGACGTCGAAATCCAGTCAGGTAAAGAAAAAACGATTACCATTAATCCGGAAAAGCCCGGTACATATTCATTGATATGTCGGTACCATTTCCAGGAAGGAATGACTGGAAAGGTCATAGTCAAATAA
- a CDS encoding VOC family protein, with the protein MTKTNQIIVPHLWYNKEANEAAEFYTSIFPDSRVTNGTTLNDTPSGDSHLVSFELWGQKFMAISAGPYFKFNPSVSFMVNFDPSRDKDAKEKIAEVWNKLSEGGTVLMPLDEYPFSERYGWIQDKYGLSWQLILTNPDGEERPAIVPSLLFVGDKCGKAEEAIHFYMSVFKNSKQGHIARYSQGMEPDKEGTIMFSDFMLENQWFTAMDSAHEHKFSFNEAISFMVYCDTQEEIDYYWDKLSAVPESEQCGWLKDKFGVSWQIVPSEMDEMMSKSTPEQMARVTNAFLKMKKFDLMELRKAFKG; encoded by the coding sequence ATGACAAAAACAAATCAAATCATCGTTCCGCATTTATGGTATAACAAGGAAGCGAATGAAGCTGCGGAGTTTTATACTTCTATTTTCCCAGACTCAAGGGTTACGAATGGAACAACCCTCAACGACACACCATCAGGCGACTCCCATCTAGTCTCTTTTGAGTTGTGGGGGCAGAAGTTCATGGCAATCAGCGCAGGACCTTATTTCAAGTTCAATCCATCGGTGTCATTCATGGTTAATTTTGACCCATCGCGAGATAAAGACGCGAAAGAAAAAATAGCGGAGGTGTGGAACAAATTGTCCGAAGGTGGCACGGTGTTAATGCCGCTTGATGAGTATCCGTTCAGTGAGAGGTATGGCTGGATTCAAGATAAGTATGGGTTGTCATGGCAATTAATCCTTACCAATCCAGACGGGGAAGAGCGTCCTGCGATCGTGCCGTCGCTGCTGTTTGTCGGAGATAAATGCGGCAAAGCGGAAGAGGCCATTCATTTTTATATGTCCGTATTTAAGAATTCAAAGCAGGGACATATTGCCCGCTACTCTCAAGGCATGGAGCCTGACAAAGAGGGAACCATCATGTTCTCTGATTTCATGCTTGAAAATCAGTGGTTTACCGCCATGGATAGTGCGCATGAGCACAAATTTAGTTTTAACGAGGCAATCTCATTTATGGTGTACTGTGACACACAAGAAGAGATTGATTATTACTGGGATAAGCTGTCTGCGGTTCCTGAATCCGAACAATGTGGCTGGCTGAAAGATAAGTTTGGAGTATCCTGGCAGATTGTTCCAAGTGAGATGGACGAGATGATGAGCAAGAGCACACCGGAGCAAATGGCACGTGTAACGAATGCATTTCTCAAAATGAAGAAATTTGATCTTATGGAGTTACGGAAAGCATTCAAGGGATAA
- a CDS encoding DUF2975 domain-containing protein, producing MKQVSTLFLKIALILISIPILALCIFGLTWLPKNPVNPDYAHILYPIVIGMYVSVIPFFAAFYQAFKLLSYIDKNQAFSELSVRALKNIKYCAITFSGLYVVIWPFVFFVADLDDAPGLVIVGMGPIFASMVIAVFAAVLQKLLKEAIDIKSENDLIV from the coding sequence ATGAAACAAGTATCAACGCTCTTTTTAAAGATAGCACTTATTCTTATTAGTATTCCTATTCTTGCTTTGTGTATATTTGGGTTGACTTGGTTACCTAAAAATCCAGTAAATCCAGATTATGCCCACATACTATATCCTATTGTAATAGGTATGTATGTATCAGTGATCCCGTTTTTTGCTGCATTTTATCAGGCTTTTAAACTTTTAAGTTATATTGACAAGAACCAAGCTTTCTCTGAATTGTCTGTAAGGGCTCTAAAGAATATCAAATATTGCGCAATAACCTTCAGTGGTTTGTATGTCGTCATTTGGCCATTTGTTTTCTTCGTTGCAGATTTAGACGATGCGCCAGGTCTCGTCATCGTTGGAATGGGTCCTATCTTTGCTTCAATGGTGATTGCAGTCTTTGCTGCGGTTCTTCAAAAGCTTTTAAAAGAGGCCATTGATATAAAATCAGAAAATGACTTAATTGTCTGA
- a CDS encoding glycine/sarcosine/betaine reductase selenoprotein B family protein, which yields MTWKNNLKAKITVQMAKYIPAVYNRFSLSQTKKMNTTVETKISKPLSECRVALITSAGVHLKEDEPFNVLSNGDYSYRIIPADTDIEDLEVTHIYYDTKSAKIDKSIVFPLVQLREFAHKGIIGSVSNTNIGLNGGTLNQIPHEEETAPKVIRELIKDKVDIALLTPG from the coding sequence ATGACTTGGAAGAATAACTTAAAAGCTAAAATCACTGTGCAAATGGCTAAGTACATACCTGCTGTTTATAACCGCTTTAGCCTCAGTCAAACAAAAAAGATGAACACAACCGTAGAAACAAAAATAAGCAAGCCTCTTTCCGAATGCAGAGTGGCTCTCATAACAAGTGCTGGCGTACACCTGAAGGAAGACGAGCCCTTTAACGTCTTAAGTAATGGAGACTATAGCTACAGAATCATCCCAGCTGACACGGATATAGAGGACTTGGAGGTCACTCATATATATTACGATACAAAATCCGCTAAGATTGATAAGTCAATTGTTTTTCCTCTGGTTCAATTAAGAGAGTTTGCCCATAAAGGCATAATTGGATCTGTATCCAATACCAACATAGGACTTAATGGGGGCACTCTTAATCAGATTCCTCACGAAGAAGAAACTGCACCAAAAGTGATTAGGGAATTAATAAAAGATAAGGTGGATATTGCCCTGCTCACCCCCGGCTGA
- a CDS encoding spore germination protein, with amino-acid sequence MFKKRLKPKQLNQYDTPQAKSIVEVFEKAKKSSDFTTIYPGKTTDFIQISFYKTLINPELLHRSLLPYLMGKMHEIKDLTDVKNIIPIEDIQITSDGEQVEESLHKGFAVIQIGEHKQGCALISLENALLGNRTTNETENEFSVIGPKTGFIEDLTTNLHLLRSDLVTSDLIFEELEVGTRSKTKVVIAYLEGVTNPQYVRTAKQRITDLNIDVVFDNTQLEQLISDHSTTPFPLYITTERVDRAVHALILGQVAILSDKSCYVVTGPSNITDFFSSPEDFYLPWVVASFFKLIRITGVLFSVFSTSFYVAILTFHFEVVPKDLLGPIIYSRANVPFPPVVEVLFLEITIEFLREAGARLPTKIGQTLGIVGGIVIGQATVEAALTSNILLIIVALSALSSFTTPIYKMSNAVRLLRYPFILLASIWGGFGIYVGVIFLIGHLIRLKSLGSPYMLPLFPYRKGGFTTAFSRPNYLKLKNRVSFLRPLSRKRFEPVANQDPEEGLNSE; translated from the coding sequence ATGTTTAAAAAAAGACTGAAACCAAAACAGCTGAATCAGTACGATACTCCACAGGCTAAGTCAATTGTGGAGGTATTTGAAAAGGCAAAGAAATCAAGTGACTTTACCACGATTTATCCAGGGAAGACCACTGACTTTATTCAAATTAGTTTCTATAAGACGTTGATTAATCCAGAGTTACTCCATCGTTCGCTACTTCCGTATTTAATGGGAAAAATGCATGAAATCAAGGACCTCACTGATGTAAAGAACATCATCCCAATAGAGGATATTCAGATTACCTCAGATGGAGAGCAAGTGGAAGAGAGTCTTCATAAAGGATTTGCTGTGATCCAAATAGGTGAACATAAGCAGGGATGTGCACTCATTAGTTTGGAGAATGCTCTCCTTGGTAATCGAACCACAAATGAGACGGAAAATGAATTTAGTGTAATTGGGCCGAAAACGGGATTTATCGAAGATCTCACTACCAATCTCCATTTATTAAGAAGTGATCTGGTAACATCTGATCTCATTTTCGAGGAATTAGAGGTGGGAACCAGATCGAAAACAAAGGTGGTCATTGCCTATTTAGAGGGCGTAACAAATCCGCAATATGTTCGTACAGCCAAGCAACGGATTACCGACCTGAACATTGATGTGGTTTTCGATAATACCCAATTGGAACAATTGATATCTGATCATTCTACTACACCGTTTCCCTTGTATATTACAACAGAGAGAGTGGATAGAGCTGTGCATGCCTTGATTTTAGGTCAAGTGGCCATCTTAAGTGATAAATCCTGCTATGTCGTGACAGGTCCATCCAATATTACAGATTTTTTTTCATCGCCCGAGGACTTTTATCTGCCCTGGGTAGTAGCCAGCTTTTTTAAGCTCATCCGAATTACTGGTGTATTATTTTCTGTTTTTTCGACTTCCTTCTATGTAGCCATCTTAACGTTTCATTTTGAGGTCGTTCCGAAGGATTTATTGGGGCCGATTATCTACTCCCGTGCAAATGTTCCGTTTCCCCCAGTAGTGGAGGTTTTATTTTTAGAAATTACGATTGAATTCTTGAGGGAAGCGGGTGCCCGACTGCCAACCAAAATCGGCCAAACCCTTGGGATTGTTGGAGGAATAGTGATTGGTCAGGCAACCGTGGAGGCAGCCTTAACAAGTAATATCTTATTGATCATTGTCGCATTATCGGCTCTGTCTTCCTTTACGACCCCTATTTATAAAATGTCGAATGCGGTTCGATTATTGCGGTATCCGTTTATTCTACTTGCTTCAATTTGGGGCGGATTTGGTATTTATGTCGGGGTCATTTTTCTAATTGGCCATTTGATCCGCCTCAAGTCTTTAGGTAGTCCTTATATGCTCCCATTATTCCCGTATCGAAAAGGTGGTTTCACAACGGCCTTTAGTCGACCAAATTATCTTAAGCTAAAAAATCGCGTATCGTTTTTACGACCTTTAAGCCGAAAAAGGTTTGAGCCAGTTGCCAATCAGGACCCTGAAGAAGGGCTTAATTCTGAATAA
- a CDS encoding NCS2 family permease — MERFFKLNQHGTTIGKEFSAGLISYITAVYIIIVNATILAVAGIPMEAGIIATIVTSFIGCVLVGLWSNTPLLLIPGMGLNAMFTYTIVQSGGFTWQEALAMIFVSGLIFVVIAFTPMAKVITSAIPNSLKEAITIGIGILLILIGFDNAGIITNSEHTLLAIGDLSSHSAITTFIGLIITVLLFIKNVPGNLLLSIMITSFLSIGLGGATFEGISFSMVSFDEYFDVFGQASWAQAGNIVFWLTSISFAMVIVFENIGLIHGQSKMLNRPKSSKKSLQATAVSVLSAGIFGTSPTVSSVEAAAGITAGGRTGLTSVVTGFMFLVSILFIPVIKMVPASAVSPILILIGVLMLQNIVHLSMNDLTESFPALLIIVLIPLTYSIADGMAIGFILYPLLKLLIGKGKEIHPALYMIAILFISNFVIKYVF, encoded by the coding sequence ATGGAACGTTTTTTTAAATTGAATCAACATGGTACAACGATTGGAAAGGAATTTTCTGCAGGTTTAATTTCATATATAACCGCAGTCTACATAATTATTGTCAACGCAACGATTTTGGCTGTAGCCGGAATTCCGATGGAAGCGGGAATCATTGCGACAATTGTAACCAGTTTTATTGGATGTGTACTTGTCGGTTTATGGAGTAATACCCCTCTCCTCCTTATTCCTGGGATGGGGCTCAATGCGATGTTTACTTATACCATCGTTCAATCTGGGGGATTTACTTGGCAGGAAGCGCTGGCGATGATTTTTGTTTCTGGGCTGATTTTCGTTGTGATCGCCTTTACACCAATGGCGAAAGTGATTACGTCCGCTATTCCCAATTCATTAAAAGAAGCCATTACCATTGGAATCGGAATTTTATTGATTTTAATAGGGTTTGACAATGCTGGTATTATTACGAATTCTGAGCACACCCTGCTTGCGATTGGGGATTTAAGCAGTCACTCAGCCATCACAACATTTATTGGTTTGATTATTACGGTTTTATTATTTATTAAAAATGTACCGGGAAATCTTTTATTAAGTATTATGATTACCTCGTTTTTATCGATTGGGCTAGGGGGAGCTACTTTTGAGGGGATTTCTTTTTCAATGGTATCTTTCGATGAATACTTTGATGTGTTTGGTCAGGCTTCATGGGCACAGGCAGGTAATATCGTATTCTGGCTAACTTCTATTTCATTTGCAATGGTGATTGTGTTTGAAAATATCGGTTTGATTCATGGACAAAGCAAAATGTTAAACCGTCCTAAAAGCAGCAAGAAATCGCTCCAGGCTACCGCTGTTTCTGTTTTATCTGCTGGAATTTTTGGAACGAGTCCTACTGTTTCATCAGTAGAAGCCGCAGCAGGAATTACTGCCGGCGGAAGAACAGGGTTAACCAGCGTTGTGACCGGGTTTATGTTTCTTGTTTCTATCTTGTTTATTCCTGTGATTAAAATGGTTCCTGCAAGTGCGGTTTCGCCCATTCTGATTTTAATCGGGGTTCTAATGCTGCAAAATATTGTGCATCTTTCAATGAACGACTTAACGGAGAGTTTTCCGGCACTTTTAATTATTGTCTTGATTCCATTGACGTATAGCATTGCAGATGGTATGGCAATCGGCTTTATTCTATACCCATTGTTAAAGCTCTTAATAGGGAAAGGGAAGGAAATTCATCCTGCTCTTTATATGATCGCTATTCTGTTTATCAGCAATTTTGTTATTAAATACGTATTTTAA
- a CDS encoding Ger(x)C family spore germination protein, producing the protein MRRYWIFSLLLLICLLSLFGCIRMRTIDKLSIVHVFGFDLAEDKQLIGTALYPDYTQSKTFDDVQVLRVKAPASSLFYQKMNKHTKTPVKLSKIRVLVIGKDYAEQGIAATVSRFINTPELGTSIQVAVSEQSAEKTLTAFSKEKSLTLVDMLQHNMKTQNLPEMNLHNFLNHFYGQGLDSYVPMINLDKDDKIMVNGIGIFKDDKFKLQLNEEQTFLFSTLKDSHNEGSLKLNVKEKDRKGLLIVRGFKNRQRWKVVENRQQEQELKLTLHLECSIYQYPNWIDIKKEEDKKLLKKYIKTGVKKKVEGLLATLKENEVDPVGIGNIVRSKEKVWNERSFYERYPTLPIQVEVQIEVIHSGLDV; encoded by the coding sequence ATGAGGAGATATTGGATTTTCTCTTTGTTACTATTGATTTGTTTGCTCAGTCTTTTTGGGTGTATACGTATGAGAACCATTGATAAATTAAGCATTGTCCACGTGTTTGGATTTGATTTAGCTGAGGATAAGCAATTGATTGGAACGGCACTCTATCCAGATTACACACAAAGTAAGACGTTTGACGATGTTCAAGTATTGCGGGTAAAAGCTCCTGCTAGCAGCTTGTTTTACCAAAAAATGAATAAACATACGAAGACACCTGTTAAGCTGTCAAAAATTCGCGTGTTAGTGATAGGAAAGGACTATGCGGAACAGGGGATTGCGGCAACAGTGAGTCGATTTATTAACACGCCAGAGCTTGGGACTAGTATTCAAGTTGCTGTCTCTGAACAATCCGCTGAGAAAACCTTAACGGCCTTTAGTAAAGAGAAATCACTTACATTGGTTGATATGCTCCAACATAATATGAAAACACAGAATTTGCCAGAAATGAATCTGCATAACTTTTTGAATCATTTCTACGGTCAAGGGTTGGATTCATATGTTCCGATGATTAACCTTGACAAAGATGACAAAATTATGGTGAATGGAATCGGGATTTTTAAGGATGACAAGTTTAAGCTTCAGTTAAATGAAGAGCAGACGTTTCTCTTTTCTACATTGAAAGATAGCCATAATGAAGGGTCTTTAAAATTGAATGTAAAGGAAAAAGATCGCAAAGGTCTGTTAATCGTTCGCGGGTTCAAAAATAGACAAAGGTGGAAAGTTGTCGAGAACCGTCAACAAGAACAAGAGTTGAAGCTAACCTTACATCTCGAATGTTCTATTTATCAATATCCAAACTGGATTGATATTAAGAAAGAAGAAGATAAAAAGCTTCTGAAAAAGTATATCAAAACAGGTGTGAAAAAAAAGGTGGAAGGCTTATTAGCAACACTGAAAGAGAATGAGGTTGATCCAGTAGGAATTGGCAATATCGTCAGATCAAAGGAAAAAGTCTGGAATGAACGTTCTTTTTACGAGAGGTATCCTACTTTGCCCATTCAAGTAGAGGTTCAAATCGAAGTTATCCATTCAGGTCTTGATGTTTAA
- a CDS encoding LysR family transcriptional regulator, translating into MDIKQLRYFIAIAEERNITAAANRLHLSQPPLSIMLKQLEEELGVKLIERNGKSMELTDKGQLLYQRALQLVNSFEEIKNELQDTEEGKRGVLNVGINTLSVSGFSEMLQSFHKNHPLVSLKIALNDSFYLAELVKTRSIEMAFVRLPLEHRGLTYHHLINEPFVFVSNKEVKIISLEEISHMPLMIPSTEGLSIYNTILEGFTRQKLQLTSIAECSDMYVLMELVKGGMGATIVPKSVFDVYGTKGLYTAPISNGNLFSSLGIIWLEHHYVSTPAKNFMELVKEHYRLS; encoded by the coding sequence ATGGACATTAAACAATTACGGTATTTTATTGCGATAGCTGAGGAAAGGAATATAACGGCGGCTGCTAATCGACTGCATTTGTCCCAACCGCCACTTAGCATAATGTTGAAACAATTGGAGGAAGAGCTTGGTGTTAAATTAATCGAGCGAAATGGTAAGAGTATGGAGTTAACGGATAAAGGACAGCTTCTCTATCAACGGGCATTACAGCTCGTGAACAGTTTTGAAGAAATAAAAAATGAATTGCAGGATACAGAGGAGGGAAAAAGGGGCGTTCTAAATGTGGGAATCAATACCTTATCGGTTTCGGGATTTTCAGAAATGCTCCAATCTTTCCACAAAAACCATCCCCTGGTTTCCTTGAAAATCGCTCTAAATGACTCCTTTTATTTAGCCGAATTGGTGAAAACAAGGTCCATTGAAATGGCATTTGTACGTCTTCCGCTTGAACATCGCGGTTTGACCTATCATCACCTGATTAATGAGCCCTTTGTTTTCGTTAGCAATAAGGAAGTTAAAATTATTTCTTTAGAAGAGATTTCACATATGCCTCTTATGATTCCTAGTACAGAGGGCTTGAGCATCTATAATACGATTCTTGAAGGATTTACCAGACAAAAGCTTCAACTGACAAGTATTGCGGAGTGCTCGGATATGTATGTATTAATGGAACTAGTTAAGGGAGGAATGGGGGCAACAATTGTGCCAAAATCTGTTTTTGATGTCTATGGAACAAAAGGTCTTTACACAGCACCAATAAGCAATGGCAATCTGTTCTCTTCATTAGGAATCATTTGGCTTGAACATCATTATGTCTCTACACCTGCTAAAAATTTTATGGAGCTGGTAAAGGAACACTATAGACTTTCATAA
- a CDS encoding GerAB/ArcD/ProY family transporter, producing the protein MMQSKVKESAMVSPYLLFFLIHGSQTGIGVLRFQSTIIKGAEQDAWVSVLGVGLSLHILFLMILHIIRNSSQGDIISFHTDTFGKIIGSILNIILSLYFLSSGLIVVHSYIEILQIWVFDGIPSWEFSLVICVLLYYIVSGGFRLITGIAFWGLIIPSFLWFSIFYIMRFANLTFIMPFFNHGLKDYLLSAKESGFNYLGFESVLVYFPFIKNGMKESKWGQFGLLYTTIITLLIVFVSFTFFSQGKMAHLSWPTLSMIKVIQFPFLERFEFIFLFTWLLVIFPVISINVWSSVRIFKKTFRRLKPTFVLIFILFGYYLFNSNVVDTVQEQRLNTLVSTSGIIFIYLYIPFLFIISFIKSKIGNRKTSEVAETEM; encoded by the coding sequence ATGATGCAATCAAAGGTTAAGGAAAGTGCCATGGTCTCCCCCTATCTCCTGTTCTTCCTCATTCATGGATCACAAACAGGGATTGGTGTATTAAGGTTTCAATCGACTATTATCAAGGGTGCAGAGCAGGATGCATGGGTGTCCGTATTGGGAGTGGGTCTCAGTTTGCACATCCTTTTCTTGATGATACTCCATATCATCAGAAATTCGAGTCAAGGAGATATTATATCGTTCCATACCGATACCTTTGGAAAAATAATCGGCAGCATCCTCAATATCATATTGTCACTTTACTTTTTAAGCTCGGGATTAATCGTGGTTCACAGCTATATTGAAATTCTGCAAATTTGGGTGTTTGATGGAATTCCTTCTTGGGAATTTTCATTGGTTATCTGTGTTTTGCTTTATTACATAGTTTCTGGTGGGTTTCGATTGATAACAGGAATTGCATTCTGGGGATTAATTATACCTAGTTTTTTGTGGTTTTCTATCTTCTATATCATGAGATTTGCCAACCTTACTTTCATCATGCCTTTCTTTAACCATGGTCTTAAAGACTATTTACTTTCTGCCAAAGAAAGTGGATTTAATTATTTGGGTTTTGAATCCGTACTGGTGTATTTTCCATTTATTAAAAATGGGATGAAGGAAAGTAAATGGGGACAATTCGGTTTGTTGTATACCACAATTATTACCTTACTAATTGTATTTGTATCTTTTACTTTCTTCTCACAAGGGAAAATGGCCCATTTATCCTGGCCAACCTTGTCGATGATCAAAGTTATCCAATTCCCTTTCCTAGAACGGTTTGAATTTATTTTTCTCTTTACCTGGCTGTTAGTGATTTTTCCTGTTATTAGTATTAATGTGTGGTCAAGTGTTCGGATTTTCAAAAAGACGTTTCGAAGACTAAAGCCGACCTTTGTACTCATCTTTATTCTTTTTGGTTACTATTTATTTAATAGCAACGTGGTTGATACTGTTCAGGAGCAGCGATTGAACACATTGGTTTCTACCAGCGGTATCATTTTTATCTACCTCTATATCCCGTTCTTATTTATAATTAGTTTTATTAAAAGCAAGATTGGAAATAGAAAGACTAGTGAAGTTGCTGAAACGGAGATGTAG
- a CDS encoding DUF4352 domain-containing protein, with product MRHKIITFILTIIVLAILVNMLGGGDETTTDTNINTNQSAEKAPEEKVYQLNDVVKVNNAEVTVTKVEEKSVIGDPNFLGKEASEGATLVGVQYKLKNASDKPMGMFDQPTINLVDEKGTEYDSDIDASGAYATETGIDNSKILSDLNPGITVTGTTVYEISKESFDQGKWYIQIDNQKVQIK from the coding sequence ATGAGACACAAGATCATTACCTTTATCTTAACGATTATTGTTTTGGCTATTCTTGTAAATATGTTAGGTGGTGGTGATGAAACGACAACTGACACAAATATAAACACAAATCAATCAGCAGAAAAAGCACCTGAAGAAAAGGTCTATCAGCTAAATGATGTTGTTAAAGTTAATAATGCAGAGGTAACAGTAACAAAGGTTGAAGAGAAGAGTGTTATTGGCGACCCTAATTTTCTTGGAAAAGAAGCATCAGAAGGCGCAACTCTTGTAGGTGTTCAATATAAATTGAAAAATGCTTCTGATAAACCTATGGGAATGTTTGATCAACCAACAATCAATTTAGTTGATGAAAAAGGTACGGAATATGACTCTGATATTGATGCTAGTGGTGCATATGCAACAGAAACAGGAATTGATAATTCAAAAATTTTGTCTGACTTAAACCCGGGTATTACAGTAACTGGAACAACTGTTTATGAGATTTCAAAAGAATCTTTTGACCAAGGTAAATGGTATATCCAAATAGATAATCAAAAAGTTCAAATTAAGTAA